One window of the Salvia miltiorrhiza cultivar Shanhuang (shh) chromosome 6, IMPLAD_Smil_shh, whole genome shotgun sequence genome contains the following:
- the LOC130990330 gene encoding zinc finger BED domain-containing protein DAYSLEEPER-like — translation MLEHACKFEKAFDLFEVRDPFYKVELGNTPDCVDWKNGKKMCQVLKTFYELTVKISGSLYVTSNAFFLEIAQMLVLLKGWVRGSALDVRPMGLKMKEKFDKYWGDPTKMNKFIFFALVVDPRYKFKFLKFMLEESYGNEIGTSLAASVKDELYALYDEYKALYQPSNDHSIEVESSSQQEHDTPYLLVDKYEKQIMLEGDDVANDLDVYLNEKERKVPNVKNFDLLTWWKVNEPRLPILAKLARDVLSVPVSTVASESAFSTGGRVLDPFRSSLNPTMVESLICAQDWLRMGKDPIKVEEDLESIRKHEEALKILGVGVVINEESNQAV, via the exons ATGTTGGAGCATGCTTGTAAATTTGAAAAAGCCTTTGATTTGTTTGAAGTGAGAGATCCTTTTTATAAGGTAGAGCTTGGAAATACGCCTGATTGTGTTGATTggaaaaatggaaagaaaatgTGTCAAGTGTTGAAGACATTCTATGAGTTGACGGTGAAGATCTCGGGGTCATTGTATGTAACTTCAAATGCGTTTTTCTTAGAGATTGCTCAAATGTTGGTGTTGTTGAAAGGATGGGTAAGAGGGTCCGCCTTAGATGTAAGACCAATGGGGTTGAAGATGAAGGAAAAGTTTGACAAGTATTGGGGTGATCCAACCAAAATGAACAAGTTCATTTTCTTTGCCTTGGTTGTTGATCCAAGGTATAAGTTCAAGTTCTTGAAGTTTATGCTTGAAGAATCATATGGCAATGAAATTGGCACATCTTTAGCGGCTAGTGTGAAGGATGAGTTGTATGCTTTGTATGATGAATATAAAGCGTTGTATCAACCATCAAATGATCATTCTATTGAGGTTGAATCTTCTTCACAACAAGAGCATGACACTCCTTATTTATTGGTGGACAAGTATGAGAAGCAAATAATGCTTGAAGGAGACGATGTGGCCAATGATTTGGATGTGTACTTGaatgagaaagaaagaaaggtgCCTAATGTGAAGAACTTTGATTTGTTGACTTGGTGGAAGGTCAATGAACCTAGGTTGCCTATTCTTGCTAAGCTTGCCCGAGATGTGTTGTCGGTACCCGTTTCTACGGTTGCATCCGAGTCCGCTTTTAGCACCGGGGGAAGGGTGCTCGATCCTTTTAGAAGTTCTTTGAATCCTACTATGGTGGAGAGCCTCATTTGTGCCCAAGATTGGTTGAGGATGGGAAAGGATCCTATTAAAGTTGAAGAAGATTTGGAGTCTATTCGAAAGCACGAAGAAG CTTTGAAGATCCTTGGAGTTGGAGTTGTCATAAATGAAGAATCAAATCAAGCCGTGTAG